TGTTTGTCAAAGTTTTTTCCCTCATTAGTTGTAATAAAACAGTAAAGACATTGCCCTTTTATTGGATGAGGCTTACTGACAACTGCCGCTTCAGCAACTGCTGTGTGTTCTGCTAAAACACTTTCTACTTCAGCCGTTGACATAAGATGTCCAGAAACGTTGAGCATGTCATCAATTCGACCGGTAACCCAAAAATAACCATCAGCATCACGTCTTgctcctaaaaaatttttcgcaaaTTGAAagcttttacttttttcgaaattaaaaaaaaaaaacaatgaataattatagTTGGATTAGCGAAATTTGGCGCTTTGGTATTTACCCCCATCATCAAGGTGCAATGTGTTAGATATTAAATTCAGATGGTTAGGGTAAAAACTGATAATATCCGAAACGCAAAGTCTTACTAATCCAACTATACAAAGAttgattgtaataaaatattaagataTTAGTAATTGCATAACTTCAGAATGAAGTAAGTTCGTAATTTATATAGTCtttaaagtgaaaatttttttaaaaattcttgtttttattgccatattaaaaattttaatttaataaaatgccTATCGAAAAAGTTAAAGCGCGACAAATTTTTGATTCACGAGGTGAGCCTACTTTAGAAGTCGACTTAATAACGGATATTGGGCTCTTTAGATCTTCAGTACCATGTACCCCTTCATCAAATTTAAACGAAGCTTTAGATCTTCGTGATAAtaatgcaataatttttaatggacGTTCAGTTTTGAATGCAGtcgaaaatattaataatataatagctCCAGAGCTAATAAAAAGTCGATTTGAAGTTTGTCAACAGCGAGAAATTGATTTACTTATGATAAAGCTAGatggttcaaaaaataaatcgaaGCTCGGGGCAAACGCTATTCTAGGAGTGTCAATGGCTTGTTGTAAAGCAGGTGCCATTAAAGGGCGTATTCCtttatataggtatataaGTCGATTAGCAGATACTCAACCAATCATTCCAGTCCCTATGTTTAATATTATCAATGGTGGAAAGTTAGCAGGAAATTCTTTGATTTGTCAAGATTTTATGATTATGCCAACAGGTTTGATtactttgtaataaaaaaaaaaaaaatgaatataaagtTTATGTGTTAAAgctataaaactttttaattattatcaggTGCTGAATCTTTTAAAGAAGCTATAAAAATGGGTAtagaagtatttaaaatacttgaaaaaatgattgctGAATCTGAAGAATTAAAAGTTCCTTTAACTGTTGGCAACGAGGGAGGTTTTTCTCCGCAAATTGAAGAAGATTCAGAAGCTTTAAGTATGATTGTAGAAGCTATTAAAGCTGCTGGTTATGaaggaaaagtaaaaattgcCATAGATATGTCAGCGAGCTCTTTTTGCAAAGatggtattttttttccttaattttGTTGTAtataactaaattataatattcaaagAACTTATAATGAGATACTATCCTTATTGCATTTATCAAAGGACAATATGATCTTCAGTTCAAGACAGAAGATACAGATCCTGATGATTATATAGAGGCTCAAGCATTAAaagatcgatatctcgaaattTTAACAGATTTTCCACAGTTGGTATCAATTAAGGACCCATTTGATCAAGACGATTGGGATGGTTGGCTTATGTTATCAGACCAGTCGATTCAAATTGTAGCGGACGATTTGACCGCAATGAATTCGGAAAGGATTGAAGAAGCCACGGAGCGAGGAGCAGGAAATTGTTTAACAATAAGATTGCCTCAAGCTGGAACAGTTACGGAAGCTATTGATTGTTTTAAAATGGCACGATCAAGTGGTTGGTCAACAATTGTAAGTGCAGGTTATGGTGAAACTGAAGATTGTTTTGTAGCGGATTTTGTCGTTGGATTATCAGCAGGACAATTTAAAGCTGGTGCGATTTGTAGAGGAGAGAggatttcaaaatataatcaaattCTGAGGATTGAAGAAGAACTCGGTCAAGGAGCTAAGTATGCTGGAGAGATGTTCAAGAACCCATTGTCATTAATAAGTCATTCAGAAAATCATCagaaagacgaaaaaaaaaaaaaaaaatcaaagaaaacatattaaaattgaatttagattattttgcAGATGTATTTACCATCTCCTGTACAGTAGAAgccattaaatttatcaaaatatgcaGTTTCGAAGCGTTCGTGATTTCCATAAAGTGATCTCATCATACCTGGCCAAGGCTGTCGGAAGACTAAATATCCCTCACCTTCACcttcaattattttaccaTCTTCATCTAAAAGTTCTGGGAGTACACCAAAAAATGGGAATGTCTGTAAAATATaagtaatgataaataaatttataataaaaatatatttttttaatatcaaagttatACGAACTGCTGATCCAGGTTTCATTGGCGTAGCTCCCGGAAGTGGTGTTATGACATGTCCTCCAGTTTCTGTTTGCCAAAATGTATCTGCAATACTACATTTACCCTGaccaattaaattataaaaccacAACCAAGCCTCAGAATTAATTGGTTCTCCAACTGACCCAAGAACCTaaagaaatgattttgaattttgattgtaaatttttctcaaatttgaaaaatagatTAAAATTGTTTAAGTATTATAACTATACCTTAAGGGACCtaagattatatttttttattaaatcatctccaaatttcattaaacttcTGATGGCTGTCGGTGCTGTGTAAAATTGtgaaactttatatttttcaatcacCGACCAGTATCTATCGTTTTGTGGATAAAATGGTGTCCCTTCAAActgtaacaaaataatttaaaactaaaatatttgttaaattataaataaattatttaccaacACTGAAGTTGCAGCATTAGCTAATGGGCCGTACACTACATATGTATGACCCGTAATCCAACCAATATCTGCCGTACACCAATAAATATCATTTGGTTTATAATCAAAGACGTATTTAAATGTTGTGGCAGCGTAAATTAAGTAACCAGCGGTAGTGTGAAGAACGCCTTTTGGTTTCCCAGTTGAACCacttaacaaattaattttatattgcaataattattattaattataatgaactaatatattttataattactatttaaagaTGTATCTTTGTATACCTAGTGTAAAGAATGAAAAGAGGATCTTCAGCTGCAACCCAAACTGGATAACAACTTGCTTCAGCATCTTCCATTTCTTCGTGCCACCAACAATCGCGGTCGTCATCCCACGAAAGATTCATTTCATTGCTCCTTCCATTAGTGGTCCcgttgttaatattttttgttttctctaGAATTAATGAGTTatcgaattttaataaaaatattatgggAAACGGTTGACAATCGATTTACGTACCGTAAATCGAAACTCGTTTCGAAAGCGAAAAGTTGCATTCTCACCCCCGTCTGATGTGCTTCCTGGAGGACTGGTCACACGCCGTAGATGTGATACAACAATACAAGATTCCACCTTATGATCATGAGATTTAACTTTAGCCATTGCTTGATCACAAATTGATTTtaggttcaaaaattttggacCACGCCAAACACCATCTGCCGTTAATAGAACCTTGGCTTTAGAATCCAACACTCTTTCAGCTAACGAATCTGATGAGTAACCAgcaaactaaaataaaaataataatatttgttattatatatatttcatgaCATAGAATtcttcattgtttttattttaatataaacttTAGAACTTACAATAACACTATGGACGGCGCCAATTCTAGTACAGGCAAGCATTGCAATTGGCAATTCTAAAATCATTGGCATATAAATTGCTACTCGATCACCTTTTTGAACACCTTTAGATTTGAGGACGTTGGCAAATTTACAAGTTTCTTCAAGCAATTTTCGGTAAGTCAATCGTGAATAATCTTCAATATCGTTACCTTCCCTGAaatttggttaaaaaaaaaacattctatttttatattatgaaaaagatatgaaaagaaaattttcattaattttcaataatatctTGTCCTAGCatagaaaacaaaattaccaaatatgtaataaatattgttagaATTGAATCAATTTTGTTGTTAGTAactttatagaatattaaaaaatattaacgttgAAAAGCcgttaaatattataataaacgaaacaattttttttttctgtgggatttcattcaaaattattatgaataattataaaatgtttaatgaatgacaaaattttaaaatgagctacccggggaaaaaaaatacatataattctatataattatacagaaTTATATGTAACCATacagaattatatataattatatataatgccataaaaaaatcacaaatgattatatataatctcaCGTAATTATATAcggttatatataattaacaagCAATCTCCAGATTCTATAATAGGTACATGTGTTTTACTAAagcttgaatttttaaataacttgtCATTTTACTATGTTCTGCTTTCAATtgttcgattaaaaaaatacaattcattttcacttttaacgaaaaactttcttcaaaaaaatatctctcatactaagaaataaaaacactttaagcaattaaaaatttttcaatttaagcataaaaatatgtcgatttgaaaaaaaaaaattttgacataaaataaaaatatcaagataattatttacttggtgcaagataattttgattttccagATTTTTCTGGATTcgagttaactgttttttctatgtagttataatttacaaaaacatcagataattgtaaaatgtatttttgatCAATgctaaaagttaaaattattttataatataaaaattagggTGTGCCGaaaaacaacatttttttttttggcaccACCAGAAATTGATTAAGGACGTTCCCACCGAAATCACTTTTCTTACAATCTTCCTGAAACTTTGAATACACATACTTTGAAGTATATTTTAAGCgtagaaattttacaaaatagcCCTTGCGGtactaaatttgtaattattgacTAATTAAATTTGCATATTTAACATGTGAACCCTACCCCGATCAATGTTGTAGCACACGTTtt
The DNA window shown above is from Microplitis mediator isolate UGA2020A chromosome 1, iyMicMedi2.1, whole genome shotgun sequence and carries:
- the LOC130669378 gene encoding acetyl-coenzyme A synthetase, with the translated sequence MADRIYYPNAELARTAYCNSVEQYKQMHEKSIKHPEEFWGEIAKQFYWETTSSNDKFFSYNFNRNDGDIFIKWMEGASTNISFNLLDKNVKCGNGDKIAFYWEGNDIEDYSRLTYRKLLEETCKFANVLKSKGVQKGDRVAIYMPMILELPIAMLACTRIGAVHSVIFAGYSSDSLAERVLDSKAKVLLTADGVWRGPKFLNLKSICDQAMAKVKSHDHKVESCIVVSHLRRVTSPPGSTSDGEKTKNINNGTTNGRSNEMNLSWDDDRDCWWHEEMEDAEASCYPVWVAAEDPLFILYTSGSTGKPKGVLHTTAGYLIYAATTFKYVFDYKPNDIYWCTADIGWITGHTYVVYGPLANAATSVLFEGTPFYPQNDRYWSVIEKYKVSQFYTAPTAIRSLMKFGDDLIKKYNLRSLKVLGSVGEPINSEAWLWFYNLIGQGKCSIADTFWQTETGGHVITPLPGATPMKPGSATFPFFGVLPELLDEDGKIIEGEGEGYLVFRQPWPGMMRSLYGNHERFETAYFDKFNGFYCTGDGARRDADGYFWVTGRIDDMLNVSGHLMSTAEVESVLAEHTAVAEAAVVSKPHPIKGQCLYCFITTNEGKNFDKQLQDELKKKIRERIGPFAQPDVVQHAPGLPKTRSGKIMRRILRKIAIGDRNVGDTSTLADESVVDLLFQLRPNA
- the LOC130669444 gene encoding enolase-like; translation: MPIEKVKARQIFDSRGEPTLEVDLITDIGLFRSSVPCTPSSNLNEALDLRDNNAIIFNGRSVLNAVENINNIIAPELIKSRFEVCQQREIDLLMIKLDGSKNKSKLGANAILGVSMACCKAGAIKGRIPLYRYISRLADTQPIIPVPMFNIINGGKLAGNSLICQDFMIMPTGAESFKEAIKMGIEVFKILEKMIAESEELKVPLTVGNEGGFSPQIEEDSEALSMIVEAIKAAGYEGKVKIAIDMSASSFCKDGQYDLQFKTEDTDPDDYIEAQALKDRYLEILTDFPQLVSIKDPFDQDDWDGWLMLSDQSIQIVADDLTAMNSERIEEATERGAGNCLTIRLPQAGTVTEAIDCFKMARSSGWSTIVSAGYGETEDCFVADFVVGLSAGQFKAGAICRGERISKYNQILRIEEELGQGAKYAGEMFKNPLSLISHSENHQKDEKKKKKSKKTY